A genomic segment from Triticum dicoccoides isolate Atlit2015 ecotype Zavitan chromosome 1A, WEW_v2.0, whole genome shotgun sequence encodes:
- the LOC119293600 gene encoding protein RADIALIS-like 3, translating to MASLSMSAAGRAGWTPQQNKLFEQALAVHDRDTPDRWHNVARAVGGGKSADDVKRYYELLVHDIARIEAGKVAFPAYRSPCPGPGHNAGYEADRLKHLKI from the exons ATGGCGTCGCTGTCAATGAGCGCGGCCGGGAGGGCTGGATGGACGCCGCAGCAGAACAAGCTGTTCGAGCAGGCACTGGCAGTGCATGACCGGGACACGCCCGACCGCTGGCACAACGTCGCTCGTGCCGTTGGTGGCGGCAAGTCGGCCGACGATGTCAAACGCTACTACGAGCTGCTCGTCCACGACATCGCCCGCATCGAGGCCGGCAAGGTGGCCTTCCCCGCCTACCGTTCCCCCTGCCCAGGCCCCGGCCACAACGCCGGCTACGAGGCCGACAG GTTGAAGCACTTGAAGATCTAG